The stretch of DNA TGGAGGACTTCTTGCCGATTTTGCGCATTTTCACAATGATCGCCGTTGCTTCTGCCCGTCGAACACCTGTTACCACTGCCAAAATTTGCATTCTGAACTGCTAGTAAGTACCAATCGGAAGCAAAATTCAGAGTGATTCCTCATGAGCCACCCTGTTTTTGTTGCACGATCTGCAGAGGAGAGCCTGGACGCCGCGCCGTACAAGCTGCGGCGGCGGAACTCGGAGACGATGCGCGCGCAGTACATCAGCACCAAGGAGCTCAGGTACAGTCCAAGTGTATTTTCGGCACGATCGCGGCGCATTTTCCGTTTTCTCGCGGTTCTTGGCGTGGTGATGCTGATGGGTTCGTGCTGCAGGATCTGCATTGGCACGTACAACGCCGCCGGCATAGAGCCGCCGGAAGGCCTCGACATCGCCGAGTGGCTCGGCACCACCGGCGGCGAGCAGGCCGACATGTACGTGCTCGGGTTCCAGGAGGTGGTGCCGCTCAACGCCGGCAACGTGCTCGGCGCCGAGGACGTCCGGCCGGCGCTGGCGTGGGAGGCGCTGATACGTGACACGCTCACGCGGACCCAGCCGTCCTGCTCGAGGCCCAAGTACAGGTACCGCAGCCACCCGGCCACCCCGACCCGCGACGGCTCCGACGAGCTGTTCCCCGGCGGCACCGACACCGACACCGACGACGACGCGCCCTTCAGCTTCCCGGTGTACCCCGAGGAGTACGTGGCCGCCACCCCCAGGATGCTCGGGGCCATGGAGGACCTAGAGGACGAGCAGCCAAGGGCGCAGCAGAGGGCGCTCCTGAAGACGATGAGCAAGACGGACAGGATCGGGCTCGCCTGGCCGGAGCAGCCGCTGGACCTGATGGCCACCGCGTCCTTGTCATCGGCGTCGTTCAAGTCGCCGAGATCGTTCGGCGCGCACAGGTCGTTCGTGAAGTCCAGGGTCGCCGCCGACGACTGCCCGGCCATGGTCCCTGACCTGGACCTCGACCTCGACGGCGAGGCCGCGCGTGGTCATGGGAAGAAGAAGGGCGGCGGCAGGTCGCCGTTCGTGAGGATCGTAAGCAAGCAGATGGTGGGCGTGTTCCTGACCATCTGGGTGCGGCGCGGCCTGCGGAGGTGCGTCCAGAACATCAAGGTGTCCACCGTGGGCGTGGGCGCCATGGGCTACATCGGCAACAAGGGGTCGGTGTCGGCGAGCATGTCCATCTACCAGACCATGTTCTGCTTCGTGTGCACCCACCTGTCCGCCGGCGAGCGGCCCGGCAACCTCCTCAAGCGGAACGCCGACGTGCAGGAGATCCACCGGCGGACCCGCTTCGCCGGCCCCGGCGGCCTCGAGCTGCCCAGAGACATCTACGACCACGAGTCAGTGATCATGCACCACTGAATTGCATCCACCAATGCATCACTCCGGTGATCT from Triticum urartu cultivar G1812 chromosome 3, Tu2.1, whole genome shotgun sequence encodes:
- the LOC125542979 gene encoding type IV inositol polyphosphate 5-phosphatase 3-like; the protein is MVSQNQRTPGDQVFWPKVVLKKWLNLRSKDAKFNADEDDGDDDGEQEESCGCDGAEAEREAGGVDIAEESLDAAPYKLRRRNSETMRAQYISTKELRICIGTYNAAGIEPPEGLDIAEWLGTTGGEQADMYVLGFQEVVPLNAGNVLGAEDVRPALAWEALIRDTLTRTQPSCSRPKYRYRSHPATPTRDGSDELFPGGTDTDTDDDAPFSFPVYPEEYVAATPRMLGAMEDLEDEQPRAQQRALLKTMSKTDRIGLAWPEQPLDLMATASLSSASFKSPRSFGAHRSFVKSRVAADDCPAMVPDLDLDLDGEAARGHGKKKGGGRSPFVRIVSKQMVGVFLTIWVRRGLRRCVQNIKVSTVGVGAMGYIGNKGSVSASMSIYQTMFCFVCTHLSAGERPGNLLKRNADVQEIHRRTRFAGPGGLELPRDIYDHERIFWLGDLNYRIDVPYDGTHSLIAAMDWPQLAEKDQLKRELRKGRAFEGWSEGVLEFAPTYKYEVGTGKYIGDDQKGGRRTPAWCDRVLSFGKGVRLLGYGRSELTLSDHKPVTATYAAEVEVFCGRKLQRALTLTDAEVDSGDVVVPDLEF